GTTCCTCCGGATCGTCGACGTTCGAAGGCCTGTGAAGAGTGACCAGGATATAATTGTTCTCCGGGAGAGACAGTTCTTTCAGGATGGACGACCTGTCGGCCTTTTCTGAGAGATAGTGAAGCGAATCTATCATTATGTTGCCTGCAAAAAAGATCTTTTCCTTCCCCACACCCTCCTTCAGGAGATTCGTCTCGGCTTCCGGTGAAGTAGTAAAACAGTAGGATGAGAGGATGTCGGTCACCATCCTGTTTATCTCTTCAGGCATGTCGAGATCAAAACTCCTAAGTCCTGATTCGACATGCGCCACTGGGACATGAAGCTTGGCCCCCACTATCGAACAGGCCAGTGTGGAATTGACGTCTCCCACGACGATGATGATGTCTGGTCTCTGTTTTTCGACGATGATCTCGAAAGCTACCATCACTTTTGCCGTCTGTTCGGCATGGCTGCCGGAACCCACTCCGAGATATATGTCAGGCTCGGGCAGTTCCAGATCGTGGAAGAACACTTTTGACATGTTCTCGTCATAATGCTGCCCGGTATGCACCAGCAATGTCTCAACATTCCCCCGCTTCGCGAACTCACGCATAAGGGGAGCGACTTTCATGAAATTCGGGCGCGCGCCGACCACAAGGACTGCTCTCATTTCCTGGCCTTTCCACCTTCGATTCTGTCTTTGTACATCTTTCTGTAATATTTTTTAAAGCTGCCTTCCTTGATCTTTCTCCACCAGTCTTCGTTGTCCCTGTACCAGTCGATCGTCATGAGCATACCTTCGTTGAAAGGCACCTTCTTCTTCCAGCCCAGCAACTTGATCTTCCTTGTATCGACGGCATAACGCCTGTCGTGCCCCGGTCGGTCTGAAACAAGTGTTAGCAGGTCTTTGTCGGCTCCTGAAAGGCTGACGATCTTTTTTGCGATGAAAATATTCTTTTTCTCGTCCCCCGCCCCGATATTGTAGACTTCGCCTACTTTACCCTTCCGCCCGACGAGTTCTATCGCCCTGCAGTTATCCTCCACATAGATCCAGTCTCGGACGTTCTTCCCGTCTCCGTACAGAGGCATCGGTTTTCCCTCAAGCGCGTTCGTCGTGAAGAGAGGTATGAACTTCTCCGGATGCTGGAATGGACCGAAGTTGTTGGAACTCCTCGTTATGATCACGGGCAGTCCGAACGTACGATGGAATGACCTGACGAGCATATCTGCTCCGGCCTTGCTGGCAGAGTAGGGACTGTTCGGCCTCATCGGATCGCTCTCCCTGAACTTCCCCTTTTCTATGCTGCCGTAGACCTCGTCTGTAGATATCTGAACGAACCTGCGGACCTTGTGTTTCAGCGCCATCTGAAGAAGGGTGTAAGTGCCTACGACGTCGGTCTTGACGAAGCTTCCAGCTTCGAGGATCGATCTGTCCACATGAGTCTCTGCCGCGAAGTTGTATATGATATCGGTCCCGGACATTAGCTCGTCAAGGAGTCTGCCGTTACATATATCCCCCTTCACAAACTCGAACCCGTCCATTCCGGAAAGGTCTGCGAGATTATCCAGGTTGCCTGCATAAGTCAGCTTGTCGAGGACGACTACCTTGCGTTTGGCCTTCCTATTCATCAGCATTCTGGCGAAATTGGAACCGATGAAACCGGCTCCGCCCGTTACCAGGATCTTCTTCATTTGTTCTCCCTCAACAGTTCCCGGACCGGCCATCTACTTCATAGCGTCAGAAGGCCTGCCGAACGACTGGTATCTGAATCCCATTTTCTTCATCAATCCGGGTTTGTATATATTACGGCAATCTATGACAATGGGCTCATTGAGCAGATCTCTGATCTTCTCAAGATCCAGCTGCCTGAACTCGTTCCACTCCGTCATCAGTATAAGTCCATCGGTGCCATCCATTGCCGAATAGGCATCGTCGAAATAACTGACTTTCCCGCCATACTCCTTCTTCGCGTTATCCATCGCTATAGGATCATAGGCATGGATGGTCACCCCTAACTCCTGAAGGCTGTCCATCAACTTCAGCGATGGAGCATGCCTGAGATCATCCGTATTCGGTTTGAACGAAAGTCCCAGGATCGCTATCGTCTTTCCGCTCAGGTTGTCGATCTCTGACTTCAACTTTTCGATCAAGCCTTCGATCCTGTTTTCGTTGACGTCGCTCGCCGCCTGAATGACCCTGAGTTTTGTGCCTAAATCTTCAGCTGTGTGGAGAATAGCCGACACATCCTTCGGAAGGCAGGACCCCCCGTAGCCTACTCCAGCGTGTAGAAACTTCGGCCCGATCCTCTTGTCGAGCCCCATTGCCCTGGCAACTTCACTTACGTTGGCTCCGACCTCTTCACAGAGGTCCGCCACCTCATTTATGAACGATATCTTTACTGCCAGAAATGCGTTACTCGTGTACTTTACAAGTTCGGCGGTCCTGATGGATGTAAATATTATTGGCGTCTCGAGAAGGTA
The Candidatus Latescibacterota bacterium DNA segment above includes these coding regions:
- the wecB gene encoding UDP-N-acetylglucosamine 2-epimerase (non-hydrolyzing); protein product: MRAVLVVGARPNFMKVAPLMREFAKRGNVETLLVHTGQHYDENMSKVFFHDLELPEPDIYLGVGSGSHAEQTAKVMVAFEIIVEKQRPDIIIVVGDVNSTLACSIVGAKLHVPVAHVESGLRSFDLDMPEEINRMVTDILSSYCFTTSPEAETNLLKEGVGKEKIFFAGNIMIDSLHYLSEKADRSSILKELSLPENNYILVTLHRPSNVDDPEE
- the rfbB gene encoding dTDP-glucose 4,6-dehydratase encodes the protein MKKILVTGGAGFIGSNFARMLMNRKAKRKVVVLDKLTYAGNLDNLADLSGMDGFEFVKGDICNGRLLDELMSGTDIIYNFAAETHVDRSILEAGSFVKTDVVGTYTLLQMALKHKVRRFVQISTDEVYGSIEKGKFRESDPMRPNSPYSASKAGADMLVRSFHRTFGLPVIITRSSNNFGPFQHPEKFIPLFTTNALEGKPMPLYGDGKNVRDWIYVEDNCRAIELVGRKGKVGEVYNIGAGDEKKNIFIAKKIVSLSGADKDLLTLVSDRPGHDRRYAVDTRKIKLLGWKKKVPFNEGMLMTIDWYRDNEDWWRKIKEGSFKKYYRKMYKDRIEGGKARK
- a CDS encoding UDP-glucose/GDP-mannose dehydrogenase family protein — protein: MPKICMVGTGYVGLVSGACLADFGNMVTCVDIDKSRIDNIEKGIMPIYEPGLKELVKRNHDAGRLKFTTDLASAVNESLVVFSAVGTPMGEDGSANLSAVHDVARDVALNMDEYKIFVQKSTVPVGTSEEVGKIISANLEKEIPFDLVSNPEFLREGSAIEDFMRPNRVVLGVESDKARDIMREIYRPLYLLETPIIFTSIRTAELVKYTSNAFLAVKISFINEVADLCEEVGANVSEVARAMGLDKRIGPKFLHAGVGYGGSCLPKDVSAILHTAEDLGTKLRVIQAASDVNENRIEGLIEKLKSEIDNLSGKTIAILGLSFKPNTDDLRHAPSLKLMDSLQELGVTIHAYDPIAMDNAKKEYGGKVSYFDDAYSAMDGTDGLILMTEWNEFRQLDLEKIRDLLNEPIVIDCRNIYKPGLMKKMGFRYQSFGRPSDAMK